The region GACGGCCAGCATCCGGATGCTGTTGATGCAGAGCGTGTCGAGAGACGCGGGCGCAGCGACCATGGTGTTAAGGAGAAAAGTTGGGGCGATTGTGACGCACGATGAGAGCCTGAGGCTCAACTGGCGCGTTTGAAAGCCAGGCAGACGTTGTGGCCGCCGAAGCCGAAGGAGTTGGACAACACCGCTCCCAGTGTCTGATCCCGCGCCTGATTGGGCACGACATCCAGATCACAGTCAGGATCCGGGTTGGTGTGGTTAATGGTCGGGGGAACGACCCCATGCTGGAGGGCCAGCACGCAGGCCACCGCTTCGATGCCGCCGGATCCACCCAGCAGGTGGCCGGTCATCGATTTGGTGGAGCTCACTGGAATCTGCAGCGCACGATCCCCCAAAGCACTCTTGATGGCCGAGGTCTCGTTCTTGTCGTTGGCAGGGGTGCTGGTGCCGTGGGCGTTCACATAATCGATCTCAGATGGATCGATGCCGCCATCAGCCAGGGCCAGTCGCATTGCTTCAGCGCCGCCGACACCGCCCGGTGTGGGTGAAGTGATGTGGTGGGCATCGCAGGTCATGCCGTAGCCCACCACTTCTCCGAGGATCGTGGCGCCACGCGCTTGCGCGTGCTCCAGCGTTTCGAGCACGAGCACGCCGGCCCCTTCGCCGATCACGAACCCGTCGCGTTCCTTGTCGAACGGGCGACTGGCGGTGGCGGGTTCGTCGTTGCGGAAGGACAGGGCCTTGGCGCTGGCGAACCCGGCAACACCCAGAGGGGTGATCGCCGATTCAGCACCACCACACACCATCGCGTCAGCTTTGCCCAGCTGCAGCAGCCGGAAGGCATCACCGATGGCGTTGGAGCCAGCCGCACAGGCGGTGGCCACAGCGGAACTCGGCCCCCTGGTGCCAAGGGCAATGGCGGCCAGACCGGTCGCCATGTTGGGAATCATCATCGGCACGGTGAAGGGGCTCACCCGTCCCGGACCTTTGCCTTCCAGCACGTGGGCCTGGGTCTCCATGGTGAGCAG is a window of Synechococcus sp. A15-24 DNA encoding:
- the fabF gene encoding beta-ketoacyl-ACP synthase II codes for the protein MVDGLHRVVVTGLGAVTPIGNTVQGYWNGLISGRNGVGAITLFDASDHACRFAAEVKDFDPAGLIEPKEAKRWDRFCKFGVVAAKQAIADAGLTISDANANRIGTIIGSGVGGLLTMETQAHVLEGKGPGRVSPFTVPMMIPNMATGLAAIALGTRGPSSAVATACAAGSNAIGDAFRLLQLGKADAMVCGGAESAITPLGVAGFASAKALSFRNDEPATASRPFDKERDGFVIGEGAGVLVLETLEHAQARGATILGEVVGYGMTCDAHHITSPTPGGVGGAEAMRLALADGGIDPSEIDYVNAHGTSTPANDKNETSAIKSALGDRALQIPVSSTKSMTGHLLGGSGGIEAVACVLALQHGVVPPTINHTNPDPDCDLDVVPNQARDQTLGAVLSNSFGFGGHNVCLAFKRAS